From Oryzias melastigma strain HK-1 linkage group LG15, ASM292280v2, whole genome shotgun sequence, one genomic window encodes:
- the tjap1 gene encoding tight junction-associated protein 1, with translation MSSATPARKPYRKAPPQHRETRHAPPSTPPPPPQPDIGQEVLSDADRIRILQQQNEDLRRRLSLSTQKMEAMEAEFDSGRHYMEAELSRTRDDLDKMRDKFRRLQNSYTASQRANQDLEEKLHALLRKVERDKKTMDQEIVELTNKLLDAKNTIDRLEELNERYRQDCNLAVQLLKCNKSHFRNHKFADLPSELQDMLNKHMKSSLPEPGSAPGHQDPDTLSLTPADVVPTSVIARVLEKPEPLVLNSAQSSSCGRPVAEDVFVHVDMTSSEGGAGPELLQQNGSCLSNLDEEAGGAPSFEKLNPYPAPLPPHPLYPGRKVIEFSSDDKVKIPKNSPLPNCTYATRQAISLSLVQNDDERQMPGSPAQSSSGGGGAAQRTPPSQHDVASEPLSSQSSPFSSPPQAPSVLASSGSSEEDLLASWQRMFVEKMAPPCEGSLLHRTAFSSQTAQELQKRRQPGGGGASGISDRHRAAYSDGEEGSSARSWTPSRGSSLDTDTDTEPRSGRRGGFGSSEEGERLLMDLDDDGGSGDTAVTVAISPEEKEEGESSAEERDVLPHDLPVMSPRLLEIDPALPTPQRPQRSPKRMGVHHLHRKDSLTRAQEQGTLLD, from the exons ATGAGCAGCGCCACTCCGGCTAGGAAGCCGTACAGGAAGGCTCCACCGCAGCACCGCGAGACACGCCACGCCCCGCCCagcacgccgccgccgccgcctcagCCGGACATCGGCCAG GAGGTTCTGTCAGACGCTGACCGGATCAG AAtcctccagcagcagaatgAAGACCTGCGGCGCCGTCTCTCTCTCTCCACCCAGAAGATGGAGGCCATGGAGGCGGAGTTTGACAGCGGTCGTCACTATATGGAGGCGGAGCTTAGCCGGACCAGGGATGACTTAGACAAGATGAGGGACAAGTTTCGCAG ACTCCAGAACAGCTACACGGCGTCGCAGAGAGCGAATCAGGACCTGGAGGAGAAGCTCCACGCTCTG CTACGGAAGGTGGAGAGGGACAAAAAGACGATGGACCAGGAGATCGTGGAGCTCACTAACAAGCTGCTGGACGCCAAGAACACCATCGACCGACTGGAGGAGCTCAAT gagcGATACCGGCAGGACTGCAACCTGGCAGTTCAGCTGCTCAAATGCAACAAGTCGCATTTCAGGAACCACAAGTTTGCTGAC CTGCCGTCTGAGCTACAAGACATGCTGAACAAACACATGAAGAGCAGCCTCCCAGAGCCAGGCTCCGCCCCCGGCCACCAGGACCCGGACACGCTGAGCCTGACGCCCGCCGACGTGGTGCCCACCTCCGTCATCGCCCGGGTCCTGGAGAAACCCGAGCCCCTGGTTCTGAACTCGGCCCAGTCCAGCAGCTGCGGCCGGCCCGTCGCCGAGGACGTGTTCGTGCACGTGGACATGACCAGCTCGGAGGGCGGCGCCGGCCCGGAGCTGCTGCAACAGAACGGGTCCTGTCTGAGCAACCTCGACGAGGAGGCGGGCGGGGCGCCGTCCTTTGAGAAGCTCAACCCGTACCCGGCGCCGCTGCCCCCCCACCCGCTGTACCCCGGCCGCAAGGTGATCGAGTTCTCGTCCGACGACAAAGTCAAGATCCCCAAAAACTCGCCGCTGCCCAACTGCACCTACGCCACGCGGCAGGCCATCTCGCTGAGCCTGGTGCAGAACGACGACGAGCGGCAGATGCCAGGAAGCCCCGCCCAGTCCTCCAgcggagggggcggagctgccCAGCGCACCCCCCCATCGCAGCATGACGTTGCCAGTGAACCCTTATCCAGCCAGTCCAGCCCCTTCAGTAGCCCGCCTCAg GCCCCCAGCGTCCTGGCGAGCTCAGGCAGCTCGGAGGAGGACCTGCTGGCCAGCTGGCAGCGGATGTTCGTGGAGAAGATGGCTCCGCCCTGCGAGGGCTCGCTGCTACACCGCACCGCCTTCAGCTCCCAGACGGcgcaggagctgcagaagagGCGGCAGCCGGGCGGAGGCGGGGCCTCCGGCATCTCTGACCGCCACAGGGCGGCGTACTCGGACGGCGAGGAGGGCTCCTCGGCGCGGAGCTGGACGCCGAGTCGCGGCTCCAGCCTGGACACGGACACGGACACCGAGCCGCGGTCCGGGCGGAGGGGGGGCTTCGGCTCCAGCGAGGAAGGCGAGCGCCTGCTGATGGACCTGGATGACGACGGCGGCAGCGGCGACACGGCGGTCACCGTGGCCATCAGCCCAGAAGagaaggaggagggggagagCTCGGCCGAAGAGCGGGACGTCCTCCCTCACGACCTGCCCGTCATGTCGCCCCGCCTCCTGGAGATCGACCCTGCCCTCCCCACGCCCCAGCGACCGCAGCGGAGTCCTAAGAGGATGGGGGTGCACCACCTGCACCGCAAGGACAGCCTGACCCGAGCCCAGGAGCAAGGCACGCTGCTGGACTGA
- the dnph1 gene encoding 2'-deoxynucleoside 5'-phosphate N-hydrolase 1 yields MKIYFCGSIRGGRDDVHVYRRLVHKLQSYGSVLTEHVSNAELSDTGESAALEDRVIHDRDVAWLQESDVIVAEVTQPSLGVGYELGRAVDMKKTVLCLFRPSSGRTLSAMIRGAVDGERFQVVDYSENELEKVLEEFFVNLKNGAEKSR; encoded by the exons atgaagattTACTTCTGCGGCAGCATCCGCGGCGGCCGGGATGACGTACACGTGTACCGCAGGCTCGTGCACAAGCTGCAGAGCTACGGGAGCGTGCTGACCGAGCACGTGAGCAACGCCGAGCTGAGCGACACAG GAGAGTCGGCGGCGCTGGAGGACCGGGTCATCCATGACCGGGACGTGGCGTGGCTGCAGGAATCGGATG TGATCGTAGCCGAGGTGACACAGCCGTCGCTGGGCGTGGGTTACGAGCTGGGCCGGGCCGTGGACATGAAGAAGACGGTTCTGTGTTTGTTCCGGCCGTCGTCGGGCCGCA CACTGTCCGCCATGATCCGTGGCGCCGTCGATGGCGAGCGTTTCCAGGTCGTGGACTACAGCGAGAATGAGCTGGAAAAAGTTCTGGAGGAATTCTTTGTCAACCTGAAGAACGGCGCAGAGAAGAGCCGATAG
- the yipf3 gene encoding protein YIPF3, which translates to MATGPGSGTTNAEPWGSFDDNLIQGRSAVIDMENLDDTSGSSFEDVGEMHQRMREEEEVTAEAAEAEEGDDGEFLGMKGLKGQLGRQVADEVWQAGKRQASRAFSLYGNIDILRPYFDVEPAQVRSRLLESMFPIRMINYPQKIAGELYGPLMLVFTLVAILLHGMKTSGTVIREGTLMGTAIGTCFGYWLGVSSFIYFLAYLVNAQVTMLQMLSLLGYGLFGPCVVLLVTYNVHFHSLFYLLWLLVGGLSTLRMVAVLLSRTVGRTPRLLLCGSLALLHMSFLFYLHFSYHRILEGLLDSLEGPNLAPIQRVPRDVPEMALNSTLLGPGLLATH; encoded by the exons ATGGCTACCGGCCCCGGAAGCGGAACCACGAACGCGGAACCGTGGGGCAGCTTCGATGAtaacctgatccag GGCCGCTCGGCCGTCATCGACATGGAGAACCTGGACGACACGTCGGGCTCCAGCTTCGAGGACGTTGGCGAGATGCACCAGAGgatgagggaggaggaggaggtgacgGCGGAGGCGGCGGAGGCCGAGGAGGGAGACGACGGAGAATTCCtgggcatgaaggggttaaaggGTCAGCTGGGACGGCAGGTGGCCGATGAG GTGTGGCAGGCGGGAAAGCGGCAGGCCTCCCGGGCCTTCAGCCTGTACGGCAACATCGACATCCTGCGGCCGTACTTCGACGTGGAGCCGGCGCAGGTGCGCAGCAG GCTCCTGGAGTCCATGTTCCCGATCCGCATGATCAACTACCCTCAG AAAATCGCCGGCGAGCTTTACGGCCCGCTGATGCTCGTCTTCACGCTGGTGGCTATTCTGTTACATGGCATGAAGACGTCCGGAACTGTTATT AGGGAGGGAACCCTCATGGGCACCGCCATTGGGACGTGCTTCGGTTACTGGCTCGGCGTCTCGTCCTTCATCTACTTCCTGGCTTACCTGGTCAACGCGCAGGTCACCATGCTGCAGATGCTTTCCCTGCTG GGATACGGTCTGTTCGGTCCCTGCGTGGTTCTGCTCGTCACCTACAACGTCCACTTCCACTCCCTGTTCTACCTGCTGTGGCTGCTGGTTGGGGGGCTGTCCACGCTGCGCATG GTGGCGGTGCTGCTATCCCGGACCGTGGGCCGGACGCCTCGGCTGCTGCTCTGTGGGTCGCTGGCCCTGCTGCACATGAGCTTCCTGTTTTACCTGCACTTCAGCTACCACCGGATCCTGGAGG GACTACTGGATTCTCTGGAAGGACCAAACCTGGCTCCCATTCAGCGAGTCCCCAGAGACGTTCCAGAAATGGCGCTGAACTCCACCTTGCTTGGACCGGGCCTGCTCGCAAcccactga